A portion of the Acidisarcina polymorpha genome contains these proteins:
- a CDS encoding UDP-glucose--hexose-1-phosphate uridylyltransferase codes for MSELSFQSPHRRYNPLRKQWVLVSPHRTQRPWQGEVNAASGFSDLHYDPTCYLCPGNERAGGAKTPVYEHVYVFDNDYAALLPDSPAPDTAGWPELLKAERERGLCRVLCFHPDHSLTLARMEVADIRRVVDAWVTQYGYLGRMHEINYVQIFENRGAMMGASNPHPHGQIWATEHIPDEPAAETAALAEYHQQHGSCLLCDYLKVEQEAGTRPNGRIVCENEGFLAVVPWWAVWPFETLVIAKSHLRSLHDFSEEQCSELADILKQLTTRYDNLFQTSFPYTMGFHQRPTDGHPHDEWHFHAHFYPPLLRSATVRKFMVGFEMLGMPQRDITPESAAERLRAVPAEHFTLKAATSTSSAADHS; via the coding sequence ATGTCCGAACTCAGTTTTCAGTCCCCGCATCGCCGCTACAATCCGCTCCGCAAGCAATGGGTGTTGGTGTCGCCGCACCGCACGCAGCGGCCGTGGCAGGGCGAGGTCAATGCCGCCTCTGGATTCTCCGATCTCCACTATGATCCGACTTGCTATCTGTGTCCGGGCAACGAACGCGCTGGCGGCGCGAAGACGCCGGTCTACGAACATGTCTATGTCTTTGACAACGACTATGCGGCGCTGCTGCCCGACTCCCCGGCGCCTGACACCGCGGGCTGGCCCGAGCTTCTCAAGGCTGAGCGCGAACGTGGTCTCTGCCGCGTTCTCTGCTTTCATCCCGACCATAGCCTTACGCTTGCCCGAATGGAGGTCGCCGATATCCGCCGCGTCGTCGATGCCTGGGTAACGCAGTATGGATATCTGGGCCGTATGCACGAGATCAACTACGTGCAGATCTTCGAGAATCGAGGCGCGATGATGGGCGCCAGCAACCCCCATCCCCACGGACAGATCTGGGCAACTGAACATATTCCCGATGAACCGGCTGCTGAGACCGCAGCTCTGGCCGAATACCACCAGCAGCACGGCAGCTGCCTGCTCTGTGACTATCTCAAAGTCGAGCAGGAAGCCGGAACTCGCCCCAACGGGCGCATCGTCTGCGAGAACGAAGGCTTTCTCGCGGTCGTCCCCTGGTGGGCCGTCTGGCCGTTTGAGACCCTGGTGATCGCGAAGTCGCACTTGCGCTCCCTGCATGACTTCAGCGAAGAGCAGTGCTCCGAATTAGCCGATATCCTCAAGCAGTTAACGACTCGCTACGACAACCTCTTCCAGACGAGCTTCCCCTACACCATGGGCTTTCACCAGAGGCCCACCGATGGCCATCCCCACGACGAATGGCATTTCCACGCCCACTTTTATCCGCCGCTATTAAGATCTGCAACAGTGAGGAAGTTCATGGTCGGCTTCGAGATGCTAGGAATGCCACAACGGGACATCACTCCAGAAAGTGCAGCGGAACGGTTAAGGGCCGTACCAGCGGAGCATTTCACCTTAAAGGCGGCAACGAGCACAAGCTCAGCGGCTGACCATTCTTGA